Proteins from a genomic interval of Agrococcus sp. ARC_14:
- a CDS encoding transposase codes for MPKPYPREFREDVVRVAQNREPGVPLRQIAADFGISETCLQNWVRQAAIE; via the coding sequence ATGCCCAAGCCCTACCCGCGCGAGTTCCGTGAGGACGTCGTGCGCGTCGCTCAGAACCGCGAGCCCGGTGTTCCGTTGCGTCAGATCGCGGCCGACTTCGGGATCAGCGAGACCTGTCTGCAGAACTGGGTCCGCCAGGCCGCGATCGAAG